The genomic region TTGCAGGCGTCGCCAGCACACCGGATGTCACCGCCACTTGGTGATTAAACCAGGGCTGGGCCAGCAGGTTAGCTTTTGATTCGACCATGCCGGTGCGCGGTTCAGCGGCGCCGTAGACTAAGCGGCTTAAGCGTGCGTGCACCATGGCACCCGCACACATCATGCAGGGCTCTAACGTCACAAACAGCGTACAGCCTTCTAAACGATAGTTACCCAGCTGCTGTCCCGCCTCACGCAGCGCGCGAATTTCGGCATGGCTACTGGGGTCACAGCTCGCCACTGGCGCATTACAGCCCATCCCAATAATATTACCCTGAGCGTCAATCACCACGGCACCCACCGGCACTTCACCCGCTGCATAGGCCAGATGCGCTTGGTCTAGCGCCCGGTGCATATAAAATTCATCGCTGCGTATCAAGGCAAACTCCGCTAAGGTAGCAAAACGATCGTTTTAATCATTGGATAGCCGCACCAGGTACGCTTTCGGCCATCGGCGGCATAACAGACAGCACCAAGGACACTGAGCATGAATGATGCGCTGAATACGCTGGTAAGTTTACTAGAGTTGGAGCCCCTCGAAGAGACGCTCTTCCGAGGCCAAAGCCAAGACTTGGGCTTCCCCCAGCTTTACGGCGGCCAAGTATTAGGCCAAGCACTAGCAGCGGCGGCTCGAACGGTACCCAATGAACGCCGCCCCCACTCCCAGCACGGCTACTTTCTTCGCCCAGGCGACCCCCATCGCCCGGTTGTCTACCAAGTAGATACCATTCGTGAT from Halomonas sp. 7T harbors:
- the tadA gene encoding tRNA adenosine(34) deaminase TadA → MHRALDQAHLAYAAGEVPVGAVVIDAQGNIIGMGCNAPVASCDPSSHAEIRALREAGQQLGNYRLEGCTLFVTLEPCMMCAGAMVHARLSRLVYGAAEPRTGMVESKANLLAQPWFNHQVAVTSGVLATPAKKLLKRFFSDRRL